Proteins from a genomic interval of Neisseria arctica:
- a CDS encoding M23 family metallopeptidase translates to MRAPAAKGQSSYVMAVKGTYRMTSDFGPRGDIGIKGASRDHRGVDYATPVGTKLYAPESGRIIKAGKATGYGQAIYIQGDSGRRWEFGHLSPGFTVKTGQRIEAGQLLGRTGDTGLGNAHLHVTIRRNGVAVNPQQDAIWMGHKLK, encoded by the coding sequence ATGCGCGCTCCGGCCGCTAAAGGGCAGAGCAGTTATGTTATGGCCGTAAAAGGCACATACCGCATGACATCAGACTTCGGGCCGCGAGGCGATATAGGTATCAAAGGAGCCAGCCGCGACCATAGAGGTGTGGATTATGCCACTCCGGTAGGCACCAAGCTGTACGCACCGGAGAGCGGCAGAATTATCAAAGCCGGCAAGGCTACCGGATATGGGCAGGCTATCTATATCCAAGGCGACAGCGGCCGGCGTTGGGAGTTCGGGCATCTGTCGCCGGGCTTCACCGTCAAGACCGGGCAACGGATTGAAGCAGGGCAGTTGTTAGGACGCACCGGCGATACGGGGTTAGGTAACGCCCACCTGCACGTCACCATCCGCCGCAACGGCGTGGCCGTCAATCCGCAGCAAGATGCCATTTGGATGGGGCATAAACTAAAATAA
- a CDS encoding type II toxin-antitoxin system PrlF family antitoxin: protein MDMNVILNAVSTMTSKNQTTNSESEGKALGLEKQDKLCFSVLEGGQVLLEKDVIDEECGTDPAISSFLGFLEKSMQSSLESIRPASTFCYARYRQLAGD from the coding sequence ATGGATATGAATGTTATTTTGAATGCAGTGTCTACAATGACCAGTAAAAACCAAACAACCAATTCGGAATCAGAAGGCAAAGCATTGGGATTGGAAAAACAAGATAAACTCTGTTTCTCCGTATTAGAAGGCGGACAAGTATTGCTTGAAAAAGATGTAATTGATGAAGAATGTGGGACTGACCCGGCTATCAGCAGCTTTCTCGGTTTCTTGGAGAAATCCATGCAAAGCTCTCTTGAATCAATTCGTCCTGCTTCCACGTTCTGTTATGCTCGCTATCGTCAACTCGCCGGAGACTAA
- a CDS encoding DNA cytosine methyltransferase codes for MRFIDLFAGLGGFHVGLSEKGFQCVFACEIEPDLRELYYLNYGIKPFDDVTKIDVSKIPPHEVICAGFPCQPFSLAGKKKGAECPKSGKLIDHVIRIAKFHHPKFILLENVPNIISIAEGAFWKYLQDSFSQCGYRLYHKIISPTDMGIPQNRKRVFIVAIRQDLDNGYFNWPASIGLGKVSLTQILKNHTDAKRLEPAKIQLLAHWQKLLLQLNLKKLASISIVAPEFGANYPLDFASMTLSEIRQYRGAYGQSLESCQSWSEVLQKMPSYVRKAQKVPNWILKSVLYSRELYATQTEICKTWAEGLDKNNNSWQILEWRGLSSCLDIYSHLIQFRASGIRVLRSHIAPSLISMTPTQIPIIPSENRYMSVQEAARLQNLQNLNRLPNNRMKAFKALGNAVNAKIVGDIADSINQSYCNIQ; via the coding sequence ATGAGATTTATTGATCTGTTTGCGGGGTTGGGAGGGTTTCATGTGGGGTTATCTGAAAAAGGATTTCAATGTGTTTTTGCTTGTGAAATTGAACCGGATTTAAGGGAGCTTTATTATCTTAATTACGGTATTAAGCCTTTTGATGATGTAACAAAAATTGATGTTTCGAAGATTCCACCGCACGAAGTAATATGTGCTGGGTTTCCATGTCAACCTTTTTCATTGGCAGGAAAGAAAAAAGGTGCAGAATGTCCCAAATCAGGTAAGTTAATTGACCATGTGATAAGAATTGCTAAATTTCATCATCCTAAGTTTATTTTACTAGAAAATGTTCCAAACATTATCAGTATTGCAGAGGGGGCCTTTTGGAAATATCTGCAGGATTCATTTTCTCAGTGTGGTTATCGGCTTTATCATAAGATTATTTCACCTACCGATATGGGTATTCCTCAAAATCGCAAGCGGGTATTCATTGTCGCAATCCGTCAAGACTTGGATAATGGTTATTTTAATTGGCCTGCTTCTATAGGATTGGGTAAGGTTTCTCTAACTCAGATTTTAAAAAATCACACCGATGCAAAACGCCTTGAACCAGCAAAAATTCAGCTGCTTGCCCACTGGCAAAAGTTGTTATTGCAACTTAATTTGAAAAAACTTGCCTCGATTTCTATTGTGGCTCCTGAGTTCGGGGCGAATTATCCTCTAGATTTCGCATCTATGACTTTGTCAGAAATTCGCCAATACAGAGGGGCTTATGGGCAGAGTTTGGAGAGTTGCCAATCTTGGTCGGAAGTTCTGCAGAAAATGCCGTCCTATGTGCGTAAAGCTCAAAAAGTACCTAATTGGATTTTGAAATCTGTTTTATACTCTAGGGAGTTATATGCCACTCAAACAGAGATATGTAAAACTTGGGCGGAAGGGTTGGATAAGAATAATAATAGTTGGCAAATTTTAGAATGGCGTGGTCTTTCTTCCTGTTTGGATATTTATTCTCATTTAATTCAATTTAGAGCTTCTGGTATTAGAGTATTGCGCTCGCATATTGCTCCTTCACTCATTTCAATGACGCCAACTCAAATCCCAATTATTCCATCTGAAAACCGTTATATGTCCGTCCAGGAAGCGGCTCGATTGCAGAATTTACAGAATTTAAACCGTCTGCCAAATAACAGAATGAAAGCTTTTAAAGCATTAGGTAATGCGGTCAATGCAAAAATCGTAGGAGATATTGCGGATAGCATCAACCAATCTTATTGCAATATTCAATAA
- a CDS encoding conjugal transfer protein TraH — MKFKYSFFTKPAKVLAISLCLIQPLTSQAALEQEMAGMFNSMGVETNYTEAGAFHGQAGSLYSGGSFSARTSVSDIQLASTQLPSINAGCGGIDIFGGAFSFVNKEQFIQFVRNLGNNAAGVAFDLALKALDPMIQDAIGGIRDLVNQINRSNLNSCESSKLLVGGIANQIGMSMAKNCQATHLASGSADDYSDAGWMCRTGENIVRAADEVRGKNTPEDTISFVGGNLLYAALSQAGVTDDLDEEDLMLYFSLAGTAIFQPPKTVSTNENSKQNTASGVQDVAPTIVHVGDLLGGKNKAPLSSKYINIDMNKCVNGPKKLRENCFIQKDVQVKSIRYDINEIFTKLVSKLNTDQGWTEDEKKTLAKYVNSTKLPILRMAVSDALTGSRYLAKEAVIDAVAVDYVAYILDRSERVMRRAMGFYTKLDESAQGRADRIYENMNKLRQTIYAEKRDAMRNIESEEAFMQMQKQFESQWRAANFDTGSSIDFDTQNRL; from the coding sequence ATGAAATTTAAATATTCATTTTTTACAAAGCCAGCCAAAGTGCTGGCTATCAGTCTTTGTCTGATACAACCTCTCACCAGTCAAGCAGCACTGGAGCAGGAGATGGCCGGTATGTTCAATTCCATGGGTGTGGAAACGAACTATACTGAAGCAGGCGCATTTCACGGACAAGCAGGCTCGCTATACAGCGGCGGCAGTTTCTCCGCACGCACCTCCGTATCGGATATTCAGTTGGCCAGCACCCAACTTCCCTCTATTAATGCAGGATGCGGCGGCATTGATATTTTCGGCGGCGCATTCTCTTTCGTAAACAAAGAACAATTTATCCAATTTGTACGCAACCTCGGTAATAACGCTGCAGGCGTGGCATTCGATTTGGCATTAAAAGCCTTGGATCCGATGATTCAAGATGCCATCGGCGGTATTCGCGATTTGGTTAACCAAATCAACCGCAGCAATCTAAACTCTTGTGAGAGCAGTAAGCTGCTGGTCGGCGGGATTGCCAATCAAATCGGTATGTCCATGGCGAAAAACTGTCAGGCAACCCACTTGGCCAGCGGCTCTGCCGATGACTATTCGGACGCAGGCTGGATGTGTCGCACCGGTGAAAATATCGTGCGGGCGGCAGATGAAGTTCGAGGCAAAAATACACCGGAGGACACCATCAGCTTCGTCGGTGGCAATTTGCTGTATGCCGCATTGAGTCAGGCAGGCGTGACCGATGACTTGGACGAAGAGGATTTAATGCTGTACTTCTCATTGGCCGGCACGGCCATCTTCCAACCGCCTAAAACCGTTTCCACCAACGAAAACAGCAAGCAAAACACTGCCTCCGGCGTACAGGATGTGGCTCCCACCATCGTGCATGTCGGTGATTTGCTCGGCGGCAAGAACAAGGCTCCGTTATCGAGCAAATACATCAATATCGACATGAATAAGTGTGTCAACGGTCCTAAAAAGCTAAGGGAAAACTGCTTTATCCAAAAGGACGTTCAAGTAAAAAGCATCCGCTATGACATCAACGAGATTTTCACGAAGTTGGTTTCCAAGCTCAATACGGATCAGGGTTGGACTGAAGATGAGAAAAAGACGCTGGCCAAGTATGTCAACAGCACCAAACTGCCGATTCTGCGTATGGCGGTCAGTGACGCACTGACCGGCAGCCGATATTTGGCCAAAGAAGCCGTAATCGATGCGGTTGCTGTCGATTACGTTGCCTATATCCTTGACCGCAGCGAGCGCGTCATGCGCCGGGCCATGGGTTTTTACACCAAGCTGGACGAATCCGCACAGGGAAGGGCGGATAGGATATACGAAAACATGAATAAGCTGCGTCAGACCATTTACGCCGAAAAGCGCGATGCAATGCGCAATATCGAATCCGAAGAGGCATTTATGCAAATGCAAAAGCAGTTCGAAAGCCAATGGCGGGCTGCTAACTTCGATACCGGCAGCTCTATTGATTTCGATACCCAAAACCGCTTGTAG
- a CDS encoding DNA cytosine methyltransferase, with protein sequence MLKKLCFLDLFSGAGGLSEGFIQAGFEPIAHIESDKAACFTLRTRSAYHWLISNQQENIYEDYLTGKISRDKLYASVPEEIMSSVINREISEESLKDIFLAIDGLLKDKTLDLIVGGPPCQAYSLVGRACDANKMVGDKRNYLYIFYVEFLKRYKPKFFIFENVIGLLSAKDQNGQLYFDEMCRLFKEAGYTTEYRILNASDYGVLQARKRIILVGCRNAKSDFYPEPDIWNPGVSVSEIFDDLPPLQAGEGNIRMCNIKNYEGKWLYDSGIKNNRFPVTWHIARFNNERDREIYRKAVELWIKEKKRLEYDELPEYLKTHTNRTAFVDRFKVVAADLPAAHTVLAHLSKDGHYYIHPDIKQNRSITPREAARLQTFPDDYFFEGATEKPSRAAAFRQIGNAVPVLLARKIAEKLKEKWI encoded by the coding sequence ATGTTAAAAAAGCTATGTTTTCTTGATTTGTTTTCGGGTGCCGGAGGCTTATCAGAAGGTTTTATCCAAGCTGGGTTTGAACCTATTGCTCATATAGAATCTGATAAAGCTGCTTGTTTTACTCTTCGTACTCGTTCAGCATATCATTGGCTAATATCCAATCAGCAAGAAAATATCTATGAAGATTATCTGACAGGAAAAATAAGCAGAGATAAACTTTATGCCTCTGTTCCTGAAGAAATCATGAGTTCGGTGATTAACAGAGAAATATCCGAGGAATCTTTAAAGGATATTTTTCTTGCCATTGATGGTTTACTGAAAGATAAAACTCTTGATTTGATTGTTGGAGGACCACCATGCCAAGCTTACTCCTTAGTTGGTAGAGCATGTGACGCTAATAAGATGGTTGGAGATAAACGAAACTATCTTTATATCTTCTACGTTGAATTCCTGAAACGCTATAAACCCAAATTTTTTATCTTTGAAAATGTAATTGGCCTGCTGTCTGCAAAAGACCAAAACGGTCAACTATATTTTGATGAAATGTGCAGGTTGTTCAAAGAAGCAGGATATACAACCGAGTATCGCATACTGAACGCAAGCGATTATGGGGTCTTGCAGGCCAGAAAACGTATCATTCTAGTTGGCTGTAGAAATGCAAAATCAGATTTTTATCCTGAACCGGATATCTGGAATCCGGGAGTGTCTGTCAGCGAAATATTTGATGATCTTCCCCCGCTACAAGCTGGAGAAGGAAACATTCGAATGTGCAATATAAAAAATTACGAAGGAAAATGGCTTTATGATTCAGGCATCAAAAATAATCGCTTTCCTGTAACTTGGCATATTGCTCGCTTTAACAATGAGCGGGATCGGGAAATCTACAGAAAAGCTGTCGAGCTTTGGATAAAAGAGAAAAAACGCCTAGAGTATGATGAACTTCCTGAATACTTAAAAACCCATACTAACCGGACTGCATTTGTTGACCGGTTTAAAGTTGTTGCCGCTGATTTGCCGGCTGCACATACTGTGCTAGCACATTTATCAAAGGATGGCCATTACTATATTCATCCGGATATAAAACAAAACCGATCAATTACCCCAAGAGAAGCAGCCAGACTACAAACTTTTCCAGATGATTATTTTTTCGAAGGAGCCACCGAAAAACCAAGCCGTGCTGCAGCCTTTCGGCAAATAGGTAATGCGGTTCCTGTACTATTGGCCAGAAAAATTGCGGAAAAGCTTAAGGAGAAATGGATATGA
- a CDS encoding conjugal transfer protein TraG N-terminal domain-containing protein has translation MALEYFTFPGNGEVVRVVLNAVAMYSGSETMTSAAQAAAMFGFLVMIAMAVYKLDVKDSLTSLLVIAGVWMGLVVPKTTVIITEAAGYGRSGQMYTVDNVPLGFAIAGNVVTSFGYKMTRSLEALYSLPNDLNYSKTGILFGARLYEQIHNANLNDPVLTQDWALFMNNCSFFDHNLYHKYTIDELRNSPDILGTLGKTNKTMFTNVSFYTQGQNKPGSKTMVCSEAYAYLKQKTTTVIRNVTIPRTANKVLGYFGMGSGTVNQTTALASLGNSSFQYLMNNSRLDTLKQIEQIAMGEMMREATIINAQRNNNQAMMQKAFSFAQARSQYIGAQKSGGMMASWNLPIVRAVLEAILIGIFPMMLVISLMSGVMALRGILFYFQGMFWVQLWSPVASVINLVSTIHAKSLFTTAASTSAGVGLGSSNTILNAAIDAQAVAAGAMWLVPVISLGLAMLGRAMVNSIGTMATGAKAPAEAAGTSAGAGNYSGGNLNYNNASANRDIRNPVYSDPGMWQSQTTTGNAWHSAGTGNSRFQSNIDNFPVAAQSHVRMSDIYSQSADSSMRAGQQQSAVASESLSLATGQSMAWGMQYARNQSSSNGYGVGLDATQSANMSRAVQAADELSKRHSLGATSAIDSVISLGLNTNSALGKMSGGALVEGIKKLMPQLGWMGTATNQEKLATDLANTIKAMRQEGVSLDEGTANKFSQSSQFQNAVSSGNSLATAATANYSKARQASLAATQSYETAQSYREAASRAAESGATVTVNNADAIRQYAENHGYTMSQVAGDTGLVYAAAMEAATTKAGDLQRQAEGTRFDSSGHISHNTMPVNRVGAAHQSNMAAVDGQRDAAFSQLESRAGQSGLVPSAVVADLGSSERHLSSQFNQAQSSIGSNIDQSKDNYNQKADYLQGQTAQMGRTLDSVPMRMNSKQYDPDTAKMQQNIRDGKGYTGSGYDNVYANTVDNPNLRNSLNLDQGSITERPGNSASSGSGRILPSKKP, from the coding sequence GTGGCTCTTGAATATTTTACTTTTCCGGGCAACGGTGAGGTTGTCCGAGTAGTTTTGAACGCCGTTGCCATGTACAGCGGCTCGGAAACGATGACCAGTGCAGCCCAAGCTGCGGCCATGTTCGGTTTCTTGGTGATGATCGCCATGGCCGTCTATAAACTGGATGTAAAAGACAGTTTGACGTCGCTGCTGGTCATTGCCGGCGTTTGGATGGGGTTGGTTGTTCCCAAAACGACGGTCATCATTACTGAAGCGGCCGGCTACGGCCGCAGCGGGCAGATGTACACGGTTGACAACGTTCCGTTGGGATTCGCCATTGCCGGCAACGTCGTGACTTCTTTCGGCTACAAAATGACCCGTAGTCTCGAAGCCCTGTATTCGTTGCCGAACGATCTCAACTACAGTAAAACAGGTATTCTGTTCGGCGCACGTTTATACGAGCAGATCCACAATGCCAATCTCAATGACCCGGTCTTGACCCAAGATTGGGCATTGTTCATGAACAATTGTTCGTTTTTCGATCACAACCTTTATCACAAATATACGATTGACGAGCTGCGCAACAGCCCGGATATTTTAGGAACATTGGGCAAGACCAATAAAACCATGTTTACCAATGTCAGCTTCTACACGCAGGGGCAAAATAAGCCGGGCAGCAAAACTATGGTTTGCAGCGAAGCCTATGCGTACCTGAAGCAAAAAACCACTACCGTTATCCGCAACGTGACGATACCTAGAACCGCCAATAAGGTTTTGGGTTATTTCGGCATGGGAAGCGGTACCGTCAATCAGACGACAGCTCTCGCATCACTCGGGAACAGTTCTTTCCAATACCTGATGAACAACTCCCGGTTGGATACGCTGAAGCAGATCGAGCAGATTGCGATGGGTGAAATGATGCGTGAAGCCACCATCATCAACGCGCAGCGCAATAACAACCAAGCCATGATGCAAAAGGCGTTTTCATTTGCCCAAGCGCGTAGTCAGTATATCGGCGCGCAAAAGAGCGGGGGCATGATGGCCAGTTGGAACCTGCCTATCGTGCGTGCCGTTCTCGAGGCGATTTTAATCGGCATCTTTCCGATGATGTTGGTCATCTCGCTGATGTCCGGCGTGATGGCATTGCGCGGCATTCTGTTTTATTTCCAAGGTATGTTTTGGGTGCAGTTGTGGTCTCCGGTGGCCAGCGTCATCAATTTGGTGTCGACTATCCATGCCAAAAGTCTGTTTACGACCGCAGCCAGTACATCCGCCGGCGTCGGTTTGGGCAGCAGCAATACGATATTGAATGCTGCGATCGATGCCCAAGCGGTTGCGGCCGGTGCCATGTGGCTCGTGCCGGTCATTTCATTGGGTTTGGCTATGCTTGGCCGGGCGATGGTCAACAGTATCGGTACTATGGCTACCGGAGCCAAAGCTCCGGCCGAAGCCGCCGGTACCAGTGCCGGAGCCGGCAATTACAGCGGCGGCAACCTGAACTACAACAATGCTTCAGCCAATCGCGACATCCGCAATCCGGTGTATAGCGATCCGGGCATGTGGCAGTCACAAACCACTACCGGCAATGCTTGGCATAGTGCGGGTACCGGAAACAGCCGTTTCCAAAGCAATATCGACAATTTCCCGGTGGCCGCACAATCGCACGTCCGGATGTCGGATATTTACAGCCAATCCGCAGACAGCAGTATGAGAGCCGGCCAGCAACAATCGGCCGTGGCATCGGAAAGCCTTTCGCTGGCCACGGGGCAATCTATGGCGTGGGGTATGCAGTATGCGCGTAACCAAAGCAGCAGCAACGGCTACGGCGTAGGGCTTGATGCTACGCAGTCGGCAAATATGAGTAGAGCCGTTCAGGCGGCTGATGAGTTGTCCAAGCGTCATTCATTAGGTGCAACATCCGCAATCGATAGTGTTATTAGCTTGGGACTAAACACCAATTCGGCACTTGGCAAAATGTCAGGAGGAGCATTGGTAGAGGGTATTAAAAAACTGATGCCTCAATTGGGTTGGATGGGTACTGCTACAAATCAAGAAAAATTAGCAACTGACTTGGCCAATACCATCAAGGCCATGCGCCAAGAAGGTGTATCGTTGGACGAGGGTACTGCGAACAAGTTCAGCCAATCTTCTCAATTCCAAAATGCGGTATCCAGCGGTAACAGTTTGGCCACCGCTGCGACCGCTAATTACAGCAAAGCCCGGCAAGCCAGTTTGGCGGCAACCCAAAGCTACGAAACGGCGCAAAGCTACAGAGAAGCGGCAAGCCGGGCGGCTGAGAGCGGTGCTACGGTTACGGTCAACAATGCGGATGCCATCCGTCAATATGCCGAAAACCACGGGTACACCATGTCCCAAGTCGCCGGCGATACCGGTTTGGTCTATGCGGCCGCAATGGAAGCCGCAACCACCAAAGCCGGCGATCTGCAGCGTCAGGCGGAGGGAACGCGGTTCGATTCGAGCGGCCATATCTCCCACAATACCATGCCGGTTAACCGGGTGGGAGCTGCCCATCAAAGTAATATGGCGGCCGTTGACGGTCAGCGAGATGCGGCATTCAGCCAACTTGAAAGCCGGGCCGGCCAGTCGGGCTTGGTGCCATCTGCGGTTGTAGCCGACTTAGGTAGCAGCGAGCGTCATTTATCCTCACAATTCAACCAAGCACAGAGCAGCATCGGTAGCAATATCGACCAATCGAAAGATAATTACAACCAAAAAGCCGATTATCTGCAGGGGCAAACCGCACAAATGGGCCGGACGTTGGATTCGGTGCCGATGCGGATGAATTCGAAGCAATACGACCCCGATACCGCCAAAATGCAGCAAAACATTAGAGACGGCAAAGGCTATACAGGCAGCGGTTACGACAACGTATATGCCAATACGGTCGATAACCCCAATCTGCGCAACTCGCTGAACTTGGATCAAGGTAGCATTACCGAACGTCCGGGCAATAGTGCATCGAGCGGCAGCGGACGGATTTTGCCGTCAAAAAAGCCTTAA
- a CDS encoding TIGR04255 family protein: MTLSTRLKAEPLIDAIFECRLTTKTNILLSGVFPGILFSSLKDEEKLLERLPSYDIPEFIKQNEINVKYLPLIKIKLSDYNILIGDNSVSISCIPPYKGWENFKSKIESILSILIDNSLIDTIERISLKYVNLIETENLTNHVDLVNISLSIGDEKLTNQPYQIRMDSKKNGVINILQIISNAIHKDKNNVKKGLVIDIDSIKIIENQSIDSLKSNLKNDLDEIHNINKSIFLNCLKNETIKGYLGAEYE; the protein is encoded by the coding sequence ATGACTTTATCTACTAGACTTAAAGCAGAACCATTAATTGATGCCATTTTTGAATGTCGCCTTACCACAAAAACAAATATTCTTTTATCTGGAGTTTTCCCGGGAATTTTGTTTTCAAGTTTAAAAGATGAAGAAAAACTTTTAGAAAGATTGCCCTCATATGATATACCAGAGTTTATTAAACAAAATGAAATTAATGTAAAATATCTACCACTGATTAAAATTAAACTATCTGATTACAATATACTGATTGGCGACAACAGCGTTTCTATATCTTGTATTCCACCATATAAAGGATGGGAAAATTTTAAAAGCAAAATTGAATCAATATTATCAATACTTATTGATAATAGTTTAATTGATACCATTGAAAGAATTTCACTTAAATATGTTAATTTGATAGAGACTGAAAACCTTACTAATCATGTAGATTTAGTTAATATTTCCTTGTCTATTGGAGATGAAAAATTAACCAATCAGCCATATCAAATTAGAATGGATAGCAAAAAAAATGGGGTAATAAATATACTCCAGATTATATCTAATGCGATACATAAAGATAAAAATAATGTAAAAAAAGGGCTTGTTATTGACATTGACTCCATTAAAATTATTGAAAATCAATCAATTGATTCATTAAAGAGTAATTTGAAAAATGATTTGGATGAAATTCATAATATAAATAAATCTATATTTTTGAATTGCCTTAAGAATGAAACAATTAAAGGTTACTTGGGAGCTGAATATGAGTAA
- a CDS encoding recombinase family protein produces the protein MATPNKVARIYLRVSTLQQNLDRQREVIEEAKRKGFYIAGVYEEKASGVNANRPELTRLINDLQEGDWVIAERLDRITRLPPREAELLIKQITEKGARLHVPDVFSFGNIDDLMGADDSLPKYLAEPLMEALQKMFLRMALSIAHEDWKTRRDRAQQGIERAKAAGKMKGRAANKTLHNNIIQLTLKGLSITQIASTLNCSMSTVSKVRRSYKASHKSGDKDQFDFFVKDR, from the coding sequence ATGGCCACACCCAACAAAGTCGCCCGTATCTATCTCCGGGTAAGCACTCTGCAACAAAATTTGGACAGACAGCGAGAGGTGATTGAAGAGGCTAAGAGAAAAGGGTTTTACATAGCGGGTGTCTATGAGGAAAAAGCCAGCGGAGTAAATGCCAACAGACCCGAGTTGACCCGGCTAATTAATGATCTTCAAGAGGGCGATTGGGTAATTGCCGAGCGGTTAGACCGAATCACTAGACTGCCCCCTAGAGAGGCGGAGTTATTGATCAAACAAATTACCGAAAAGGGGGCTAGGTTGCATGTGCCTGATGTGTTTTCATTCGGCAATATCGATGACCTAATGGGAGCCGACGATTCGCTGCCTAAATACTTGGCCGAACCGTTGATGGAAGCTCTGCAGAAAATGTTTCTGCGTATGGCATTAAGTATTGCCCATGAGGACTGGAAAACCCGGCGTGACCGTGCGCAGCAAGGAATAGAGCGGGCAAAAGCCGCAGGGAAAATGAAAGGCAGGGCTGCCAACAAGACGTTGCATAACAATATTATACAGTTGACCTTGAAAGGTTTGAGCATCACGCAAATTGCCTCAACCTTAAATTGCAGTATGTCGACTGTCAGCAAAGTAAGGCGTAGCTATAAGGCAAGCCATAAATCAGGTGATAAAGACCAATTCGACTTTTTTGTTAAAGACCGTTAG
- a CDS encoding ATP-binding protein produces MENQKNTFEVNVSPEMQLYKVLQKLSYNMENAIAEFVDNSVQSYIDYIDQEVRPEKLEVQIEVDSEKKMLIIRDNAFGINRNNFQRAIRMGHKKDFSHQADSLSVYGIGLKSSAIWFSNTWKIETSALGYNEKLTASFDLNLLLHTGKDSIVVESMPEKIDSHYTSIVITNIERELEEEYFRDTVLPFLRETFFKFSFLKITIIFDQLVLQNDTDILSNPDPLIAPIFDKRGNCSGENITWKKLIELDYAGRKVKGFITIMNKGSYKQPGLRLLRNNRVVLGTLRDRNIPPELYQTSNKYAAQRIYGELHLDNFPVNFLKTGFDENLNGLYRLLHSELKGDGEKPDFINQAENFRARKPSKPKGGKSESSTDEDSNTPSSDIGSQPDPNTSSSGTGSQGSQPDKNISANDPIPEKIKFSEELYQSLSRLGNTKIQRFYKSLCRVCLKNDALLAYVCAWSFFESLKNCLNKDPGQEFTAFFNQKLDKLIQRKEEKKAYKQALSEIASKGNLCKHSAQYEVINAQQLAADFELLKDVLLDILKIHEKDEGVKN; encoded by the coding sequence ATGGAAAACCAAAAAAATACTTTCGAAGTGAATGTGTCTCCTGAGATGCAATTGTATAAGGTACTTCAGAAGCTTTCATATAATATGGAGAATGCAATTGCTGAATTCGTTGATAACTCGGTGCAATCGTATATAGATTACATTGATCAAGAGGTTAGGCCTGAAAAGTTAGAAGTGCAGATTGAGGTTGATTCAGAAAAGAAAATGCTGATCATTCGTGATAATGCATTTGGAATTAACAGAAATAATTTTCAGCGTGCAATCCGCATGGGGCATAAAAAGGATTTTAGTCATCAAGCAGATAGCTTATCAGTGTATGGTATTGGTCTTAAATCCTCAGCCATTTGGTTTTCCAATACTTGGAAAATTGAAACAAGCGCATTAGGATACAATGAAAAATTAACAGCTTCTTTCGATCTCAATTTATTGTTACATACTGGGAAAGATTCTATTGTTGTGGAAAGCATGCCGGAGAAGATCGATTCCCACTATACTTCTATTGTAATTACTAATATTGAGCGAGAACTTGAAGAAGAATATTTTCGCGATACAGTATTGCCTTTTTTACGAGAAACTTTTTTCAAGTTCTCATTTTTAAAAATAACAATTATTTTTGACCAACTGGTTCTTCAGAATGATACGGATATATTAAGTAATCCAGATCCGCTTATTGCTCCTATATTTGATAAAAGAGGTAACTGCTCAGGAGAAAATATTACTTGGAAAAAATTAATTGAATTGGATTATGCAGGTCGAAAAGTTAAAGGTTTCATTACAATTATGAATAAAGGTAGTTACAAACAACCCGGTTTGCGACTGCTTCGAAATAACCGTGTTGTTTTGGGAACTTTGCGTGATAGAAATATACCGCCCGAGCTTTATCAAACTTCAAACAAATATGCGGCTCAAAGAATTTACGGTGAGTTGCATTTAGATAATTTTCCTGTGAACTTTTTGAAAACTGGATTTGATGAAAACCTGAACGGTCTTTACAGATTGTTGCACAGCGAGCTCAAAGGAGATGGTGAGAAGCCTGACTTTATAAATCAAGCAGAGAATTTTCGGGCTAGAAAACCATCAAAACCTAAAGGAGGTAAATCGGAATCAAGTACCGATGAGGATTCAAATACTCCTTCATCAGATATTGGATCTCAACCAGATCCAAATACCTCTTCGTCAGGCACTGGATCTCAAGGATCTCAACCAGATAAAAATATCTCTGCTAACGACCCAATACCTGAAAAAATTAAATTTTCGGAAGAGTTGTACCAATCATTAAGTAGGTTGGGAAATACTAAAATACAAAGATTTTATAAATCTTTATGCAGAGTTTGTCTGAAAAACGATGCTTTATTAGCTTACGTTTGCGCATGGTCGTTTTTTGAATCACTCAAAAATTGCTTAAATAAAGATCCTGGGCAGGAGTTTACGGCATTTTTCAACCAAAAACTTGATAAATTAATTCAAAGGAAAGAGGAGAAAAAGGCGTACAAACAGGCACTTTCCGAAATTGCATCTAAGGGTAATTTATGCAAGCACAGTGCGCAATACGAGGTAATTAATGCACAGCAACTAGCAGCTGATTTTGAATTATTGAAGGATGTATTATTGGATATTCTTAAGATTCACGAAAAGGATGAAGGGGTGAAAAACTAA